Part of the Antechinus flavipes isolate AdamAnt ecotype Samford, QLD, Australia chromosome 2, AdamAnt_v2, whole genome shotgun sequence genome is shown below.
tttttaacagttGAACAATACAGAAGTTTACATATACACAGCAAGGTTCTCTAAAACATGTAGTTTCTAAAAATGCATGTGCTCACTGTAGTAAAAGCACCATTCTCTATGGTCTTGACCCAGGATTTACATTGGCGCGGTATTTACATTAGGAACTGAACATCTGGAAACAGAATTTCACACTCTCCCATCTGCTGCTCCCCCTATTTAGAATGCATTTACCCTTCAGAAGACATCCCCACCCCCAAATTGATGATTTAAAGAGCAATATTACAAAGAGCACCAATTCTAGGAATAAGGGATAAAGGCAAGTGTGGTTCTTAGgcaaaatttaaaagaactgcccaaaaaaaaaaaaaaagtaagaaaggaaggaaagaaggaaagaagcaaagaagcaaggaaggcaggaaggaaggaaggaaggaaagaaaaggaaggaaagaaggaaggaaggaaggaaggaaggaaggaaggaaggaaggaaggaaggaaggaaggaaggaaggaaggaaggaaggaaggaagaaaggaaagaaggaaggaaggaagaaaaaaagaaggaaggaaggaaggaaggaaggaaagaaaaggtaggaaggaaggaaggaaggaaggaaggaaggaaggaaggaaggaaggaaggaaggaagaaagaaaactgaagctaaatTAAGTCTTGATAAATCTAAAAGATTGGCCACTTTACTGAGTCTGATTTTATGATTTTGCTAGACGAAAAAGATActcaattttttcagtcatgcaacagctgttttgaaaataatagtcTGGATCTAGCAGTGCCAgtcaattaattattttctcataAGTGTATGGCACAAGAAATTCATTCATGTCATAAATATAgagagtaaaaaacaaacaaaaaaccaaccatGATAAATCACACTTTTCACATCCCACTCAagtagctttaaaaaagaaagaaaaaaggaaatgaaaagaaaaaagagaagaaaagaaaaacatagtaCTAAGAAATCTAATTATGTAGAATGAGGCATCACTTTTATCTGGGGcccatttgggttttctcttcctaggaaataatttaaataggaGTAGCTGTCTTATCTACAATAGTTGATGTATAGTTGCACAAATAATTGGCGTTTCCCCACATGTTGACATACCTGCCTTTTCCCACTAGACATTCAATGCCAAAGAGAGGAAGGTGAGTAGGATGTCAGAGAAGCCAagaagaaataagggagaaagcAACTAGCGATCATCTACagcatggtttaaaaaaaaataagaatgaaaaagaaaaagaaaaaaaaaaaaaaaaaaaaagaagatacctTCCCAATATCCACAGTAGCAAAACTTGAAATTAATACACTAGTGGGGGCAGAAAGAGGAAACCCTACTGACTCCTTCATCCAGTCCTAAATATTGTTAGGTTTCATTTGTTGATGTGGAGTGAGTACTACCATTCTCTCAAATACACAGTGTATTCTTGGCCACATCTCATGGGGTCAGGGCAGAGGCAGTGGAATGCAAGTCAgaagttttgtttcatttcatttcatttcaaaataaaaccaaaaaatccGAGGTGGAGGATGAGGGGAAATGCCAGGGAGTCCCCGCATCCAAAGTGCTAAAGTGGTTGGCCAATTGCAGAACAAGACTTTACATAATGCCCAACACTGAAATACAGTATTGAAATCATTTCGGCCTGTTTAATGACAGGCAGAAGAGTTCCCTGGAATGCTCAAAGTGCTGTGCTCTTTGAATTGGTATCAAATTAGCATTAACCTTGTGACTCAAGAAATTCACATGGTGTGGCTATCAGCACCTTGAAGAATTCAAGAGCTCTGCTTACCAGAAGAAAGCCTGAAATAAATACATAATGGGTGCTCAGCACTCAATACAAAGCCCCAAATAATAAAGACAATACTTTTTGGGATGTTAAAATAGAACAGCAAcatgctatatatacatatattactgtAAGAATTTCATTAAGCTTATTATCTAAGTGCAAGAGTTTGGTTTGTTTGTTCCAAATAAGGACCACAAGCCTCAATTTCACCACTTGTATTGCAATAGTGAAACCCAAGAATGCAGTGATTGGATGCTAGTTTAAATCAACTTTCACACAAaaatatgcatgtacacacatgtacgTACATATCTATCCATAGGTACAACTGTCAAAATCTTAAAGGCTGGGGGTTTACATGTTtggcccctcccctcccccacctcaacTACCCCATctaaaaaggttttctttttaataaaaacaaaaaacaaacaaataaaaccccTGATGCAGCTCTTTAACAATAATGCTGGTGGATCAGTGAATTGGAGAGAAAAGGCTGGCAAATCAGTGCTACCATTTCAGCAACATGGGGAGAATTAGCTGCCTTGGCATGAGTTGGTTTAAAACCAAGAGAATCACAGAGAAGAAACACCCAGGGTTGGTCCCAATAATTAAGGTATTGGTTACCCTGGAGCCCAGCTTGGCAAGCTAACTTTATCTGCTTAGAACTTTTGAAAGCCATGTCTAACCCTGGTGTCAGTTTGACATAAGTgcattaatatatgtgtataaatatatatacacacacgtgtatacacacatatatttatatactaacTTCCACATTTCTACGCaatcaaattgaaaaggaccAGACAAACAGTGTGAAGGTCAAATAATTACTGTTTTATATTGGGACAacacatttaatattatttcaacCAAAGAGACAAAAATGCAGTTTTAAATCAAAGGCACAACAACTAAAACACAGAAAATACTGGCGGCTCTCAGACGCcttatttctaaattaaataaacaaGTACACAATTTTGTTCCCTCCCCCAATTCAGGCCCACAAGCTTTCCCTACCCCTCAAACCTACACTTCCTGATGCCTTAAAGCATCTACTACTTGGGGCTTGGACTCCTGAAGGTGGTTCAAGTGTAACATTTCATTAGCTAACAAAATGCTTGTGAGGTCTTGCAAAGGGCATCAGAGCAGGTACCTCAAAGTGCAGGCATATCTGTACCTTTTCCAAACATGTTACAGGCCGAGCTAACTCTCTTAACACTATCTTTCTGCTTGGACTCAGGAAGCaggcttaataaatgcaaaaGGCATACAAGTTGTATTTCAGTGCAAATCTTCTGCTGGTAATCAGAAAAAGTtccagctatttttaaaaaatccttcttttttactccaccctcccacctcccctttttccccacaaaaagaaaattaaatagcacaaaaaagaaaggggaaaaacaaggAGAGACTTTGGAGTTTAAGTAATCCACTAGCCCTAAttcccatatttttttaaaattcaaaaagaatcatttttttttaaagagcctaAAAGTAATCTGGTTTTATTTAGGCAGCTGATCATTTTTAAACTCTGAGCATAGGCTCTCTCTGAATTTGTATATGGAATTTACTTTAGAGTATATGGAATgatttgaggcagctagatgtaTAATCAGGctgaacacacatacatatgataAAGATTGCAGGCAAGCAAGAAAGCCCATGGTGGTTGTCTATCACTGATTAAGCTATATAGCCCTTATAAATGTGAAGTATCTATGGTATTTGGGACTGCTCTAATCACCTTGTGCCAGTTGCTGTATTTTAGTTTTATGCATCTTATGAATGGTCCAAATTCAATGAACAGATTAGCCCAAAAGGCGCAAAATATCAAGGCCTTAAgatgttcaaaagaaaaagattaagggGAAATGAACAGATTTTAGTGAGCAGATATCTACATACAAAGTTTCCAGAACATCTATAAAAGCATGTTTTAAGAATTTCTTCTCCAACATtagtttatataaaaatgaataaatagtatttatagaTTTAatgtgtttatgtacatatacatgtgctCTGTTAAGCTTAAATAAAAATGCTACAAGGTGGGGGACCAAGCTGGGGAGAAACCATggccaaagaggaaaaaaaaaaatcagctttctaAATTAGCAACCCCAAAGCCTCCATAAACAAGTTTCTGGGAGTGTCTAAAAATAATTCAACAAGGTGAGGAACTGTAGTAACATTGTACTATCCCCTTGTGTTTACTTGCAACATAGAAAGTAGCAATGTGAACTTTTCCTTTCATTAATGACAGAAGCTAGCTCAGCTAGCTCTACAGCACAATTATTGCTGAAGGTTAAATAGGAAAATAGATTGGAACTGGACcaaatgttgctttttttttttttaaagaggcataATCATTTTTGTGCTAATGGGAAATGGAGATCATCTTGTTCATCTctgaggtagaaaaaaaattatcccagAGACAAGTAGTATTAAactttgaggaaaaataaatgtgTCTTGGGACAGCACTATTCAGTGATAATATGGTGCAATCCCCAGAACATGAGATGGGGATAGATTGTACCATTTAGTTGGTGAGAAAAACATTCAAGAAACTTGATGAGTTGTGTAACCCCGAAGACATGTTGTCACATCGAGGTGCCTGGTTTAAAGCAAGATATACTGCCCAAGGCTACATACGGGTTTGGAGAAATTCATGTGCAGTATTTGAGGGGTAAGTTTTCAGAggattagggatttttttttcctagcattcCCAGGAAAACCTGGGGTGAGGCACACAGTTAAGCGCTCTTAAATGCTCTTTTCAAAGCTTACTTCATAGTTCTGAGATTAGGATCTCAACTTGAAAAGTTTGGTTCCTTCAGGTTTTTTTGAACAGAAGTCACAATTGGACAATTTTGCTAGACAAGATACATAAACATAGCAAACAGAAAAATTTAAGATAGGTTGAGAAGACTAAATGATGACAATAAGTAAAAGGGGAAATTACTGATATTTGGGAGTTGGCTCTAAGTCTAAATATTCTTGGATGTTTCAAAATTTGGTTGGAATGTACAGTCTCACAGAGATGAATTTTTATGGACAGAAAGAGAAGCTAGTGGATGCAATCAGATGTGTGCTCCAGAGAGTAGCTTTGTAAACCCACGACCCTATGCACTTTTTCTTGAAAACTTAGGCAAAGCTGATTTGGGTAAAGGTGGTGGTACATTGAAATTTACGTGCAAGGGAATTGTGGGAAGGTCCAATACACTACCTAATAAGATCCGAGAGGGAAAACCATAAGGAAGGCAGCCACTGCTAGAGCCGTCTCTTATAGACTGAGACAAGTCTTGTGATTGTCCTGTAGCTTTATTCTCTTAATGCTGGAGCTCGAGTAGCCCTCATCACTGCAGAGGCTCTGCATGCTCCCCCTCTCATCCGAGTCACTCACGCTGCTGCTGCTCCAGTCCAGATCGCCTGTGAGATAGTCTGTGCTTTCAACGTCCACGTCAATTTCTTCTATAGAGAAGAGCAAAAGGGAGAGTTGAGGGAATTCACAGTCAAAATAGAGCAGACAACTCAGGCCCCAACTCCAATGAATGTAAAAACTGTTTTCCCTCCCTGAACGTATCTGGggaattgaaggaaaaaagattgTTTCCTGAAATAATTCTTGTTAGCCATTGCTTAAGTTCTTCAGATGAGTGCCAGTCCTCCTTTTCAATTTAGGCTGCATCATGCTGACGAGATAACGTGGTTATTATAGAaaatcctggatttggagtcaaaggtgCTTTGTTTGAATTTTGGctctgacactttctagctgtatgaacACAAGtaggttatttaatttccttccgagcctcagttgtctcatctgtaagTTAGGACTACCTACCTCACACAGAGCTGTTAAGGGAAGTGTTTATAAACATCGAGAGTACCAGGAAATAGCAGTTAGCATTATTATTTGTATGAATTATATGTATTACTTTGTGGAGCatggagaagggaaaatatgGATGTGGAAGAGTGAAGGGAAGATATTTCAAATGAAAACACAGTCATTGAAAAGAGGGTCTCACCTCTATCTGAGTCAGAGCGCTCTGAGCAGACTGTCGATCCTATGCTGTCCATTCTTATCCTCTCAATGCCCAATTTCTCCAACTGCCTTTTCAGGTGCCGCTGTTCTCGCTGTAATTGGTCTATTTGGTGTACTGCTTTTCTGTCACAGTCTTCAAGCTTCTGCAGGTTAAAGGAGTTTTCAGAGGAATCCTTAGATTAGGGCTTATAAACCAGTAATTAACTACCTTGAATCTGTGTCTCATTTCTGAAACACACTCCTGTCCCCAGAAGGCTTTCTGGTGTCTTGACTTTCTTGCTTATCTCAGTAAGGAAGCTCACTGGGGAGCCACTGGTATTGTCCTCCAATGTCTATGACATCAATAATCATTTCCTTATAGGGATCACAGCTTTAGATCTTGAAGGAATCACAGACTCCttctagttcatttttaaaatgaggaaactgaggcccagaaagggtAAGTGACTTTTCCGAGGTCACACAGGCAATGTGTGTGCGAGGTAGGACTTGAAGCCAGGCCCTGCGGCTCCActtccagtgctctttccaacTGCACCACTTGCCCCGCTGAAGAATGTGGTCTGGTAGCCCAGCATCCTATCTTTGGGGTCAAGAATGCTCTGAGATCTGTCTTATGTGTCTAGGGGACACACTGCACTTTAAGTCTCACAATATTGGAAGAGCTTTGAAGAAGCTATAGGTTAAAAAGTCTTGAGAAACAGACCtcaatttaaagtcatttttattcaACATATCTCCCTCAGTTACAGAAGTACTTTTTGTGTCACGTTAAGTATCAAATTAACTTCTTTTAAAGCCCATAATAACAGTTCCTTTTAAACCATTATTTTAATCACCTGGCACAAGAGCTGAGACATCATTTACATTTTCAGGGAGTACTCATTTTAACACATCCCTCCTCCACTTTGCCATATTCCCTGCCATCAGAACAATATTCTGTAGAGTAGGAGtgtcaaattcaaaaagaaacaggGGCCACTAAAATATACAAAGGACTCCTATGGGcagcatattgatttagaaaatcacacaagtttatacatttcttttttcattactatatcaaagaattaaaatcaGTTAGGAACTACATTTTAATGTAGATTGGGTTTCACCTGAGAATGTTAGGAGCcacatgtttgacacctctgctttAGAGCAGAAAAGTTCTAAAAGATGGTGTCTTTTCCCAGTGTTGTCTTATGAGACTTATCAACCAGAAGTCAAACCACAATTTATCCTATTGATGAAGTGCCTTAAGCAGGAATCTtgatacagaataaaatgaatataacacAATTTTTCATATCAACAATTTGTTAACAAGCAGTCCAGACCTtcataaacaagaaaaattttcACTGGAAATTCAAGGAAGGAAGCCAAATGTACACTCGCCTTTATGTGTAACTTTGCTTTTGTTAATAAGCTTAAAGTAGTATGACGATTCGACTCAGGTCCAAGTGGTACGAGCCCCTTCAGCTTCTCAAGGCACAAGCGAAGGTGGGCACGTCTGCAATGCAAAAAGTCACATTTGCACTTCAGAATACAAGATCAGGCAGGAAAAGTCAGCAAGAATAAATGGTAACAGGACAAGATAGATTTTAAAGGTAtcattggaaaagatattggtaaaatcaattttcttttcccatcagATGATTGAATAAAAATCAGTAAGTATTGGGAGCCTTGTCTATAATGTGAAACCCCcttttataatattgataattttttgatgATAATGCGGTACTACCATTAGTTCCTATAGGCTATACTAGATCACACTTGTCTTGTTTGGAATTATGTTTCTAGGACCATTTTATCAGAAATACATATAAATCCACATAATAATAAAACACTGTGTGGCTAAGATCCTATTCAATTTGTCTTTGATGTATATTTTTAAACAGACACTGAATAGTCTCCAATTAGGACCGGAAAGAAGTGCTTTATTGTAATCAATAAATTAAGTAACAGGtattaaattcctattatgtACCTAGGTATTAGGTACAAATGATGAAACAATTCCTATATGCAATAAACATCctaatgggggaaaacaacaaattacatacagcataaatacaaataaaaaaaaaagtagcaaaaatacaagataatttaagAAGGAGACAATAGCAGTTGGAGAAATTAGGAAGGAAAGTTTTCATGTAAAAGATGATAACCAAGTGGcatcttaaagaaagagaaggattctataaggaagagatggaagaagtGCATTCCAGGAATATGAGACAGGTATAGGAAAGGCATGGTGAATGGAGATGGAATATTATGTATAAGGAACAAAGAGAAGGCCAGTTTAACTCATCTCAGAATAAAAAACAGGAAGTAACATACAATGAGGCTGGAAAGAGAGGCTAGGGCCAGATTGTGAAAAGATTTAAAAGCTAAACTGAGGGGTTTCTGTTTTATTGCAAAGATAATATGAAGCTACTGAAAGCAATTGAATAGAGGAGTCATACAGTAAGACCTGTTTTAGGAAATTTCTTTGGCAACAATTTGTAGGATAGACTGAAGTTGGGAGAGACCTGAAGCTGAAAGCCCAATAGGAGATTGTTGCAATGATATAGGTGAGTGGTGATAAGGGTTTAAATTAATTTAAGCTCTTATCACCACTCGTCTATATCATATCTTAGGGTATTaatagccattattattataattattattataattagccAATAACTATGATGTGGTTGAAGAGCTTacaaaagagattgagaaagggTGATCAGGAAGGTAGGAAGCAAATCAAGAGAGAAGAGTATAACAAAAATTTAGGAGGAAAAGATAATCAACTATGTCAGATGCAGAGTATAGGTTAAGAAGGATTAGGAATTTGGGATCAGGAACAGATTTGACAATTAAGTGATCACTGGAAACTTTGGAAAGAGAAGTTTTTGTTGAGTGATGAGGTTGGAAGTAAGATTGCAAGGAGTTGGGAAGTAACTGAGAAGTGGAGTGTAGACAGCTTTTTCAAGTAGTTTGATTGAGAAGGAGAGGAGATATATTATTTGAAGGCTTAAGGGATTGGTagaagtgaaattttttttttccttaaaggatGAA
Proteins encoded:
- the MXD1 gene encoding max dimerization protein 1; this translates as MAVAAAAVRMNIQLLLEAADYLERREREAEHGYASMLPYNNKDRDALKRRSKSKKNSSSSRSTHNEMEKNRRAHLRLCLEKLKGLVPLGPESNRHTTLSLLTKAKLHIKKLEDCDRKAVHQIDQLQREQRHLKRQLEKLGIERIRMDSIGSTVCSERSDSDREEIDVDVESTDYLTGDLDWSSSSVSDSDERGSMQSLCSDEGYSSSSIKRIKLQDNHKTCLSL